A stretch of Coleofasciculaceae cyanobacterium DNA encodes these proteins:
- a CDS encoding DUF2231 domain-containing protein — MTNTEFESEYAQNPYPNLPPIIESLDSEYLSNGVTSSVAIAGHPVHPIIVVFPVAFLTAAAASDIGYWLTKDFFWARASTWLIGLGLVAGFLAAVVGMSDFIKIPKVRKRTAGWAHMVLNVTALVLTTINFFYRLDTPEAFILPLGLAVSLLVATLLGLGGWYGGELSFRHKVGVIGSNNIPT, encoded by the coding sequence ATGACCAACACAGAATTTGAATCAGAATACGCCCAAAATCCCTATCCCAACCTTCCTCCGATTATTGAAAGCCTAGACAGCGAGTATTTAAGCAATGGTGTTACTAGTTCTGTAGCCATTGCCGGACACCCTGTTCATCCAATTATCGTGGTGTTCCCTGTTGCTTTTTTAACTGCTGCTGCCGCTAGCGATATCGGCTATTGGTTAACCAAAGACTTTTTTTGGGCGCGTGCCTCAACCTGGTTAATTGGACTGGGTTTAGTAGCAGGCTTTTTGGCGGCTGTGGTCGGAATGTCAGACTTTATCAAAATCCCCAAAGTGCGAAAGCGTACTGCTGGTTGGGCGCATATGGTTCTTAACGTTACAGCTTTAGTCTTAACCACAATTAATTTTTTCTATAGACTAGATACTCCCGAGGCTTTTATCCTTCCCCTTGGTTTAGCTGTCTCCTTGTTAGTGGCAACACTCCTCGGACTTGGAGGTTGGTATGGTGGAGAACTTTCTTTTCGGCACAAAGTTGGGGTTATTGGTTCTAACAATATTCCAACTTAA
- a CDS encoding D-glycerate dehydrogenase, translated as MKTRPTVLVTRKLPTAVEDRLAKDYLPCLNRDDHPYSTEELLLGSQKVDALIITGQDSLDAEAIAQLPAAIKAIATFSVGYDHIDLEAAKKRDIYVINTPDVLTDATANLTWLLLLGAARRAHEGEQLVRQGKWTDPSPTELLGTQVTGKRLGILGMGRIGRAVAQRAKAFGMEVHYCNRHQLSPEQEAGAIFHEDPEDLLSISNFFSFHCPATPETEHFLNARRIELLPEGAIIVNAARGSLVVDEDLIAALRSPSGGGASSRKIQAAGLDVFEGEPNLNPAYRTLPNVFLLPHLGSATIETRTQMGFLLLDNLDAVFAGQQPPNCLV; from the coding sequence ATGAAGACTCGTCCGACGGTGCTAGTCACCCGTAAATTACCCACTGCTGTCGAAGATCGTTTGGCAAAAGATTATCTACCCTGTTTGAATCGAGACGATCATCCGTATTCTACAGAAGAATTGTTGCTAGGTAGTCAAAAAGTAGACGCTTTAATCATCACTGGACAAGACTCCCTTGATGCTGAGGCGATCGCTCAATTACCAGCAGCAATCAAGGCGATCGCTACTTTTTCCGTGGGTTACGACCACATCGATCTAGAAGCAGCCAAGAAGCGTGACATTTACGTAATTAATACTCCCGATGTGTTAACTGATGCTACAGCAAATTTAACCTGGTTATTATTGTTAGGTGCTGCCCGTCGCGCTCACGAAGGAGAACAGCTAGTGCGTCAAGGCAAATGGACAGACCCCTCCCCTACCGAACTACTGGGTACACAAGTGACGGGTAAACGTTTAGGTATTTTAGGCATGGGGCGAATTGGCAGAGCAGTTGCTCAAAGAGCCAAAGCGTTTGGCATGGAAGTTCATTACTGTAATCGTCACCAGCTTTCTCCAGAACAAGAGGCAGGGGCAATCTTTCACGAGGATCCAGAGGACTTGTTAAGCATCAGCAATTTCTTTTCTTTTCACTGTCCCGCCACTCCCGAAACCGAACATTTTTTAAACGCTCGACGGATTGAATTATTACCTGAAGGAGCAATTATTGTTAACGCAGCCCGTGGTAGTTTGGTAGTAGATGAAGACCTAATTGCCGCACTGCGATCGCCAAGCGGAGGCGGAGCCTCATCGCGCAAAATCCAAGCAGCAGGATTAGATGTGTTTGAGGGAGAACCCAATCTCAACCCTGCTTATCGAACTTTACCTAACGTATTTTTGTTGCCACATCTTGGTAGTGCGACAATAGAAACCCGAACTCAGATGGGTTTTCTGTTGCTGGATAATTTAGATGCTGTCTTTGCTGGTCAACAGCCCCCCAATTGCCTTGTTTGA
- a CDS encoding rhodanese-like domain-containing protein, whose amino-acid sequence MFLLRILSWWLLKLLIRLQFLEIKQLSTEDLATWLTGDRVQKPLLLDARTQAEYEVSHLINAKLAPSNLEDLTKITEINLATPIVVYCSVGYRSAAIARRLQSQGYENVFNLSGSIFQWVNESRLVYRAGKPVNKVHFYERFWQYLLIDIANSTQSTDCLPPSKN is encoded by the coding sequence ATGTTTCTTCTCAGAATATTAAGCTGGTGGCTGCTCAAATTGCTAATTCGACTGCAATTTTTAGAAATAAAGCAGTTGTCAACAGAAGATTTAGCCACTTGGTTGACAGGCGATCGCGTACAAAAACCGCTGCTATTAGATGCCAGGACGCAAGCAGAATATGAAGTCAGTCACTTAATAAATGCTAAATTAGCTCCTAGTAATCTTGAAGATTTGACCAAAATTACCGAGATAAATCTGGCAACTCCAATAGTTGTTTATTGTTCGGTTGGTTATCGTTCTGCGGCGATCGCTCGTCGTCTTCAATCTCAAGGATATGAAAATGTTTTTAATTTAAGTGGCTCGATTTTTCAATGGGTAAACGAAAGTCGTCTAGTTTATCGAGCAGGAAAACCAGTAAATAAAGTTCATTTTTACGAAAGATTTTGGCAATACTTGCTGATTGATATTGCTAATTCAACTCAATCAACTGACTGTCTTCCGCCATCCAAGAACTGA
- a CDS encoding NAD(P)-dependent alcohol dehydrogenase gives MKAAIIDRYGSPEVLQIKEIEKPQIEPDQMLVKVHASSVNPIDWKIRKGLLKNRSGDEFPMLLGYDLSGEVMEVGDRINQFHPGDLIYARLDQSTGGAYAEYAAVSQGIAAAKPINMTHAEAATVPLAAMTALQALQNKGDIKAGQKVLINGASGGVGIFAVQIAKAFKTEVTGVCSGSNVEMVQSLGADRVIDYKQQDFTEDNVKYDIIFDVVGNRTPSECKSVLTPDGVYITTQPTPDEKLAELQQDLMPNQKAEVIMLQSNAQDLVYLTREIEAGKIKTVIDYIYPLSEIAAAHTYSETEHASGKIAIAIVTS, from the coding sequence ATGAAAGCAGCAATCATCGATCGCTATGGCTCTCCTGAAGTTTTACAGATTAAAGAAATTGAAAAACCGCAGATCGAACCAGACCAAATGCTAGTTAAGGTTCATGCTAGCAGCGTTAACCCCATCGATTGGAAAATCAGAAAAGGTTTGCTGAAAAATCGTTCGGGTGACGAATTTCCCATGCTTTTAGGCTACGATCTTTCGGGGGAAGTTATGGAAGTTGGCGATCGCATTAACCAGTTCCATCCAGGCGATCTGATTTATGCTCGTCTCGACCAGTCAACGGGAGGCGCTTACGCCGAATATGCTGCGGTTTCTCAAGGGATTGCTGCTGCCAAACCGATTAATATGACTCATGCAGAGGCAGCAACTGTACCTCTAGCAGCAATGACTGCACTACAGGCTTTACAAAATAAAGGCGACATAAAAGCGGGACAGAAGGTCTTAATTAATGGTGCTTCGGGGGGAGTTGGTATTTTTGCCGTTCAAATTGCTAAAGCATTTAAGACAGAAGTTACGGGCGTTTGTAGTGGTAGCAATGTAGAAATGGTGCAAAGTTTGGGTGCCGATCGCGTTATTGACTATAAACAGCAAGACTTTACCGAAGATAACGTCAAATATGACATTATTTTTGATGTGGTTGGTAATCGCACGCCGTCTGAATGTAAATCCGTCTTAACACCCGATGGTGTCTATATTACGACTCAGCCAACTCCTGATGAAAAGTTAGCCGAACTTCAACAAGATCTAATGCCCAATCAGAAAGCCGAAGTAATTATGCTCCAATCTAATGCACAGGATCTTGTCTATCTCACCAGGGAAATTGAAGCAGGTAAGATTAAAACCGTCATCGATTATATTTATCCACTTTCGGAAATAGCTGCTGCCCATACTTATAGCGAAACAGAACACGCTTCGGGTAAAATTGCGATCGCTATTGTCACTAGTTAA
- a CDS encoding zinc-dependent alcohol dehydrogenase, which produces MKAVVFHGIGDIRLDDVPEPKIQEPMDAIIRLTKSAICGTDLHMIRGTFTGMKPGTILGHEGIGIVEEIGSNVRNLKKGDRVVVPSTIACGYCSYCRSGYQAQCDNANPHGKTAGTAFFGGPENTGPFNGLQAEYARIPYANAGLVKLPQEVTDDQAIMLSDIFPTGYFGADIAEIEPGDTVAVFGCGPVGLFAIASAKLLGAGRIIAVDTIPSRLEMAREQGAEVIDYNAEDPVEMIRELTGGIGVDQAIDAVGVDANAPLSGPAAEKSQKQAQQFQQEVQQVAPQTNPQGGNWHPGNAPSQALEWAVQGLAKAGTLSIIGVYPPSHKFFPIGMAMNKNLTINMGNCNHRNYIPSLVDMVQQGTVDPAKVLTQVEPLMSVIDAYKAFDRRQPGWVKVELVPGAA; this is translated from the coding sequence ATGAAAGCAGTTGTTTTTCACGGAATTGGCGATATACGACTCGATGATGTTCCAGAACCTAAAATTCAAGAGCCGATGGATGCGATTATTCGCCTGACCAAAAGTGCTATTTGCGGTACAGATCTACATATGATTCGGGGAACATTCACGGGAATGAAACCTGGCACAATTCTGGGACATGAAGGAATTGGTATTGTCGAAGAGATTGGTTCTAATGTCAGAAATCTCAAAAAAGGCGATCGCGTAGTTGTTCCTTCAACGATTGCCTGCGGTTACTGTTCTTACTGTCGTAGCGGTTATCAGGCTCAGTGCGATAATGCTAATCCTCATGGCAAAACTGCTGGAACAGCTTTCTTTGGCGGGCCAGAAAATACTGGACCTTTTAATGGACTGCAAGCAGAATATGCGCGGATTCCTTATGCAAATGCTGGTTTAGTTAAGCTACCACAAGAGGTAACAGACGACCAAGCGATTATGCTTTCCGATATTTTCCCGACAGGCTATTTTGGTGCTGACATTGCCGAAATCGAACCAGGAGATACAGTTGCCGTTTTTGGTTGTGGTCCAGTCGGTCTGTTTGCGATCGCTAGTGCTAAACTTTTGGGTGCGGGCAGGATTATTGCTGTTGATACAATTCCCTCGCGTCTGGAGATGGCGCGAGAACAAGGTGCAGAAGTTATTGACTATAATGCTGAAGATCCAGTGGAAATGATTCGCGAACTTACTGGTGGAATTGGTGTCGATCAGGCGATCGATGCCGTGGGTGTGGATGCGAATGCGCCCCTAAGCGGTCCAGCAGCCGAAAAATCCCAAAAACAGGCGCAACAGTTTCAGCAGGAGGTTCAACAGGTAGCCCCCCAAACCAACCCACAGGGAGGAAACTGGCATCCAGGTAATGCTCCTTCTCAGGCATTGGAATGGGCCGTTCAAGGCTTAGCTAAAGCAGGTACGCTCTCAATTATTGGCGTTTATCCTCCATCTCACAAATTCTTTCCGATCGGGATGGCGATGAACAAAAATCTGACAATTAATATGGGTAACTGCAATCATCGCAACTATATTCCTTCTTTAGTGGATATGGTTCAACAGGGAACAGTCGATCCAGCCAAGGTTTTGACCCAGGTAGAACCATTAATGTCGGTTATTGATGCCTATAAAGCATTTGATCGACGGCAACCAGGCTGGGTAAAAGTCGAGTTAGTGCCAGGTGCAGCGTAG
- a CDS encoding cytochrome P450, protein MPQIPQDRSLDSTLALAFNGYKFISQRCRRYQSDIFQTRLLFQKTICFKGEEAAKAFYDPEKFRRKNAAPKRLKKTLFGESGVQGMDGAAHRHRKQMFMSLMSDEGIERLADLTRKQWLASAQKWLQIDKIVLFEEAQAVFCRASCAWTGIPLSESEVKQRTADLEAMIDASGAVGPKHWRGRQARQRAEKWIEDIIEQVRNNQLEIPEDSAAYAIAMHRDLEGKLLNKHTAAVELINILRPTVAIARYVTFAALALHQHPECRQKLQNGSEEYCEWFVQEVRRFYPFFPFAAAIVSQDFDWHGYPFARGIRVLLDLYGTNHNSQLWSNPEDFAPERFREWNGSQFNLIPQGGGDYYTNHRCPGEWITIELMKVTLNFLTQSLQYDVPEQNLEISLSKMPTTPKSGFVMSKVKFA, encoded by the coding sequence ATGCCACAGATTCCTCAAGACCGCAGTTTGGATAGCACTTTGGCATTGGCATTCAACGGCTATAAATTTATTTCCCAAAGATGCCGACGCTATCAGTCTGATATTTTTCAAACTCGGCTTTTGTTCCAAAAAACAATCTGCTTTAAGGGAGAGGAAGCTGCCAAAGCTTTCTACGATCCTGAAAAATTCAGGCGAAAAAATGCTGCTCCTAAAAGGCTCAAAAAAACCTTGTTCGGTGAATCTGGCGTTCAAGGAATGGATGGGGCTGCTCATCGACATCGCAAGCAAATGTTTATGTCTTTGATGAGTGATGAGGGCATTGAGCGATTAGCAGATTTGACTAGAAAACAGTGGTTGGCTTCTGCTCAAAAATGGTTGCAGATTGATAAAATTGTCCTATTTGAAGAAGCGCAAGCAGTTTTTTGTCGTGCTAGCTGTGCTTGGACTGGCATTCCCCTTAGCGAATCAGAAGTTAAACAAAGAACCGCCGATTTAGAGGCAATGATTGATGCTTCGGGAGCAGTTGGGCCCAAACACTGGCGGGGAAGACAAGCCCGTCAACGAGCGGAGAAGTGGATTGAGGACATCATCGAACAGGTGCGTAATAATCAACTAGAAATACCAGAAGATAGCGCAGCATATGCGATCGCCATGCACCGCGATTTAGAGGGGAAATTGCTGAATAAACATACTGCCGCAGTAGAGTTAATCAACATTTTACGACCTACTGTAGCGATCGCCCGATATGTTACTTTTGCTGCTTTGGCTTTACATCAACATCCTGAATGTCGGCAAAAATTACAAAACGGGTCAGAAGAATACTGTGAATGGTTTGTGCAAGAGGTGCGCAGATTTTATCCCTTTTTCCCGTTTGCGGCAGCTATAGTTAGTCAAGATTTTGATTGGCACGGATATCCTTTTGCTCGAGGAATCAGGGTGCTGCTCGATTTATATGGTACAAACCACAATTCTCAACTATGGTCAAACCCAGAAGATTTTGCTCCCGAACGATTTCGCGAGTGGAACGGCAGTCAGTTTAATTTAATCCCTCAAGGTGGTGGTGATTATTATACTAATCATCGTTGTCCAGGAGAATGGATCACAATTGAACTAATGAAGGTTACGCTAAATTTCTTGACTCAATCTCTGCAATATGATGTACCCGAACAGAATTTAGAGATTAGCTTATCAAAAATGCCAACTACTCCAAAAAGTGGCTTTGTAATGAGCAAGGTTAAGTTCGCTTAA
- a CDS encoding TIGR04283 family arsenosugar biosynthesis glycosyltransferase, which translates to MDSQISIIIPTLNEADVLERTLKHLTLLNPPPKEILIVDGGSQDNTLNIARQAGIPWLISSKASRSIQMNLGAKAAKGDILCFLHADTLVPDDLTAVIEKTLTDRSIAGGGFISLMSGKERTRWGVSLHNYLKTYYGALIFRPHLFFKGLRILFGDQVIFCRRSSFKNCGGFDSEIPIMEDADICIKLVQYGRIYLVNRIVQSSDRRVAKLGVFKANAIYIYIGSLWALGVRATYLKQFYDDIR; encoded by the coding sequence ATGGATTCGCAAATTTCGATTATCATTCCTACTTTAAATGAAGCAGATGTTTTGGAAAGAACTCTAAAACATCTAACTTTATTAAATCCTCCTCCCAAAGAAATTTTAATTGTAGATGGAGGAAGTCAAGATAATACTTTGAATATTGCTCGCCAAGCGGGTATTCCTTGGCTAATTTCGTCAAAAGCAAGTCGCTCGATCCAAATGAATCTAGGCGCAAAAGCAGCAAAGGGTGATATTCTCTGTTTTCTTCATGCTGATACCCTTGTACCTGACGATCTTACGGCAGTAATCGAGAAGACGCTAACCGATCGCAGCATTGCTGGAGGCGGATTTATTTCTTTGATGAGCGGAAAAGAGCGAACTCGTTGGGGAGTCTCCTTACATAATTACTTAAAAACTTATTACGGAGCATTAATTTTTCGACCTCATTTATTTTTTAAAGGGTTGCGAATTTTATTTGGCGATCAGGTAATATTTTGTCGTCGCAGCAGTTTTAAGAATTGTGGTGGTTTTGACTCAGAAATACCGATCATGGAAGATGCAGATATATGTATCAAATTAGTCCAATACGGGAGAATCTATCTGGTCAATCGCATCGTACAATCTAGCGATCGCCGTGTAGCCAAATTGGGTGTTTTCAAAGCTAATGCTATATATATTTATATTGGCAGTCTGTGGGCTCTTGGAGTTCGGGCAACCTATCTCAAACAATTTTACGACGATATTCGCTGA
- the tal gene encoding transaldolase: MTKNNPLLEIDNYGQSVWMDNLNRSLIKSGELEQQIENYGLKGITSNPTIFEKAIANNQVYDADIEAAIKAGKPVSEIYESLIFQDIRDVCDRFKAIYEQTGGLDGYVSIEVSPHLARDTEGTVEEALRYYHAIERENVMIKIPGTPEGFPAVERVIAEGINVNITLLFSVESYEQTAWAYIRGLEQRVKQGQPIDKIASVASFFLSRIDTKIDALMDEKLKNIGTESLNEEARLRTFQGKVAIANAKLAYQKFKEITKSDRWQALADRGANIQRLLWASTSTKNPQYNDVMYVNELIGEYTVNTLPPETLDACADHCEITANSIESNVEQAQQLIASLQEPDINIDLDRVMEELLEEGIDKFIQPFDSLQQTLSEKVKQLAAA; this comes from the coding sequence ATGACTAAGAATAATCCACTTTTAGAAATTGACAATTACGGACAAAGCGTTTGGATGGATAATCTCAATCGCAGTCTGATTAAGTCTGGCGAATTAGAACAGCAAATCGAAAATTATGGACTTAAAGGTATTACTTCCAATCCGACTATTTTTGAAAAGGCGATCGCGAATAATCAAGTTTACGATGCAGATATTGAAGCGGCAATTAAAGCAGGTAAACCAGTTAGCGAAATTTATGAATCTCTAATCTTTCAAGATATTCGTGATGTTTGCGATCGCTTTAAAGCGATTTACGAGCAAACTGGTGGACTTGATGGCTATGTGAGTATTGAAGTCTCACCTCATTTAGCCAGAGATACCGAAGGTACGGTAGAAGAAGCATTACGCTATTACCACGCGATTGAACGCGAAAACGTAATGATCAAAATTCCAGGAACACCTGAAGGATTTCCTGCCGTCGAACGAGTGATTGCTGAAGGAATTAACGTTAATATTACCCTGTTGTTTTCCGTAGAAAGTTACGAACAGACGGCTTGGGCATATATTCGCGGTTTAGAACAAAGAGTAAAACAAGGTCAACCTATTGATAAGATTGCCTCGGTTGCTAGTTTTTTCCTCAGTCGTATTGATACTAAAATCGACGCTCTCATGGATGAAAAACTAAAAAACATCGGTACGGAAAGTCTCAACGAAGAAGCCCGCTTGCGAACATTTCAAGGTAAAGTAGCGATCGCCAATGCTAAACTAGCCTATCAAAAATTTAAAGAGATTACGAAAAGCGATCGTTGGCAAGCTTTAGCCGATCGAGGTGCAAACATTCAAAGGCTTTTATGGGCTAGCACCAGCACTAAAAATCCCCAATACAACGATGTCATGTATGTCAATGAACTGATCGGGGAATATACCGTAAACACCTTACCACCTGAGACTCTCGACGCTTGCGCCGATCATTGCGAGATTACCGCTAATTCTATTGAAAGCAATGTCGAACAAGCTCAACAACTTATAGCTAGTCTGCAAGAACCAGATATCAACATCGATCTCGACCGAGTGATGGAAGAATTATTAGAAGAGGGAATTGATAAATTCATTCAACCCTTTGATTCTCTGCAACAAACTTTGTCAGAAAAGGTAAAACAGCTTGCTGCTGCTTAG
- a CDS encoding aldo/keto reductase, whose translation MKYKQLGSDRQISAIGLGAMPLSLSNRPSESDAISVIHKALDLGVTLIDTADAYCRDELDKHHNESLIAKALQQYPGDTSSVTVATKGGLIRPEGRWTRDGNPDRLHKTIRESYAILGGSKPIDIWQYHAPDPNYTIKEALTPVKDAVERGWIRYVGVSNFTVEQIKQARQIVDLVSIQNQYNPWHRQPEFDGVLDYCQQEGLIFFPWSPLGGSSRVNRLQDIQIIAELAQDREVSVYQIVLGWLRAKYSCIVPIPGASHISSIEDSVKAVDLELSTEEVEHIDNELANQTKV comes from the coding sequence GTGAAATATAAACAACTAGGAAGCGATCGCCAGATCAGTGCCATCGGCTTGGGCGCAATGCCGCTATCATTATCAAATCGTCCTTCCGAGTCAGATGCGATCTCCGTTATCCATAAAGCTCTCGATCTAGGCGTAACTTTAATCGATACGGCTGACGCTTATTGCCGCGATGAATTGGACAAACATCATAACGAAAGCTTAATTGCCAAGGCACTGCAACAGTACCCAGGCGATACAAGTTCGGTTACGGTTGCCACCAAAGGCGGTTTAATTCGACCAGAAGGACGATGGACTCGTGACGGCAATCCAGATCGTTTGCACAAAACCATTCGCGAAAGTTATGCAATTCTTGGCGGTTCTAAACCAATCGATATTTGGCAATACCATGCACCAGATCCTAACTATACGATTAAAGAAGCTTTAACTCCAGTCAAAGATGCTGTAGAACGAGGCTGGATTCGCTATGTCGGCGTTTCTAATTTTACTGTCGAGCAAATTAAACAAGCTCGTCAAATAGTCGATCTTGTTTCGATACAAAATCAATATAATCCCTGGCATCGACAACCCGAATTTGACGGGGTATTGGATTACTGTCAACAAGAAGGATTGATTTTTTTTCCCTGGAGTCCTTTAGGGGGAAGCAGTCGCGTTAATCGTTTACAGGATATTCAAATTATTGCTGAATTAGCCCAAGACAGGGAAGTTTCGGTCTATCAAATTGTTCTGGGATGGTTGCGAGCCAAATATTCTTGCATAGTGCCAATTCCTGGTGCTAGCCATATTTCTAGTATCGAAGATTCAGTTAAAGCCGTCGATTTGGAACTTTCTACTGAAGAGGTAGAACATATTGACAACGAACTCGCAAATCAAACTAAAGTATAA
- a CDS encoding cation:proton antiporter — MNQLNILVTAIGAIVLFLGLLSNYLRQQWWTSDPFIAMLLGILLSPVCLGLVNPQTWGIGQAQLLEQTARFSIAIGLMGVALRLPKGYCLRNWKSLAVLLGLVMPMMWVVSSLLVYWILNLPFWSAMVIGAAITPTDPIVATSIVTGVVAEENLPGRLRHLISAESAANDGLAYPFMLLAILMLEQSTKTNSSAIATLSHWLTRVVLWEVGGAIIFGAFFGYAAGSLLEWAERKKTIEQQSFLGYTIALSITVVGAANLIGTDGLLSVFIAGLAFNYAVKAQERAEEENVQEAINRFFTLPIFILLGLTIPWQQWLGLGWSNLVLVVTVLLLRRIPALWLCHQLIKSTKTMPETLFVGWFGPIGVAAIYYAGYSLRETGIEEVWLVCSLMICASIVVHGFSAVPFTKLYSKDRSRHKYLN; from the coding sequence ATGAATCAACTTAATATTCTGGTCACGGCTATTGGTGCAATAGTTTTATTTCTCGGACTTTTATCAAACTATTTACGACAGCAGTGGTGGACATCAGATCCTTTTATCGCAATGCTGCTAGGAATTTTACTCAGTCCAGTTTGTCTAGGATTAGTTAATCCACAAACTTGGGGAATAGGGCAGGCACAACTTTTAGAACAAACTGCTCGCTTTAGTATAGCAATTGGCTTAATGGGGGTAGCATTGCGACTCCCTAAAGGATATTGTCTTCGCAACTGGAAATCGTTAGCAGTCCTCTTGGGTTTGGTAATGCCAATGATGTGGGTTGTAAGCAGTTTGCTAGTTTACTGGATTTTAAACCTACCCTTTTGGTCAGCAATGGTCATTGGAGCGGCAATTACACCAACCGATCCTATTGTGGCAACTTCAATTGTAACTGGTGTAGTCGCCGAAGAAAATCTTCCAGGACGCTTGCGACATCTAATTTCGGCTGAGTCGGCTGCTAATGATGGCTTGGCTTATCCCTTTATGCTACTAGCAATTTTGATGTTAGAGCAAAGCACTAAAACAAATTCAAGCGCGATCGCTACACTATCACACTGGTTGACTCGTGTTGTTCTTTGGGAAGTCGGTGGGGCAATTATCTTTGGTGCATTCTTCGGTTATGCAGCAGGTAGTCTTTTAGAATGGGCGGAACGAAAAAAAACGATCGAACAACAATCTTTTCTTGGTTATACTATTGCCTTAAGCATTACCGTAGTAGGTGCCGCCAACCTAATTGGTACTGATGGTCTTTTGTCCGTATTTATTGCTGGACTGGCTTTTAACTATGCGGTTAAAGCGCAAGAAAGAGCAGAGGAAGAAAACGTTCAAGAGGCAATTAATCGCTTTTTTACTCTACCAATTTTTATTTTGCTCGGTTTGACTATTCCTTGGCAGCAATGGTTAGGGTTGGGCTGGTCGAATCTAGTTCTGGTGGTAACGGTATTACTACTGCGACGTATTCCCGCTCTTTGGTTATGCCATCAGCTCATTAAATCTACCAAAACTATGCCAGAAACTTTATTTGTCGGTTGGTTTGGACCGATTGGCGTTGCTGCCATTTATTACGCAGGTTACAGCTTACGAGAAACTGGCATAGAAGAAGTTTGGTTAGTTTGTTCCTTGATGATTTGCGCTTCAATTGTTGTTCATGGCTTTAGTGCCGTTCCTTTTACCAAGCTTTATAGCAAGGATCGCAGTCGCCATAAATATTTAAATTAA
- a CDS encoding site-2 protease family protein: MQSFKLGSIFGFEIRVDLSWLLIFLLILWTLTVDLFPFNYPGLSNTAYLVMGVSGTILFFTSLLLHEISHSLVAKTKDIPVEGITLFAFGGVSHTRMDAETPGDEFQIAVVGPLTSLALSGLFALISYFGKSAGWDVVITGVAAYLSWINLILTIFNLLPGFPLDGGRLFRSTIWKFTNNLQTATRIASFGGRLLGLSLITFGFWQLFSPIPNFIGGLWLILIGWFLNNAAAASYRELVLRTMLEGSRVREVMTLKPETVPADLNLQDLIDNYFFNRYYESFPVMENDRPIGMITLNQLKQVRKQDWSQRTVRETMIPIDEIAVSPQQDIVKALTQMHSGRSRRLLVTTNGNLEGIISSTDISNWLQRQHEFGNSLSKRKTSTPEQQVTEMQSS, encoded by the coding sequence ATGCAAAGTTTTAAATTAGGTTCGATTTTTGGGTTTGAAATTCGGGTTGACCTGTCGTGGCTACTAATTTTCTTGCTAATCTTGTGGACATTGACGGTAGATTTATTCCCGTTTAACTATCCAGGGCTTTCTAATACTGCATATTTAGTCATGGGTGTATCGGGAACAATCTTATTTTTCACTTCTTTATTACTCCACGAAATTTCCCATTCTCTAGTAGCAAAAACCAAAGATATTCCTGTAGAAGGAATCACCTTATTTGCTTTCGGGGGCGTATCTCATACTCGCATGGATGCTGAAACTCCTGGTGATGAATTTCAAATTGCCGTAGTTGGACCTTTAACTAGTTTGGCACTCTCTGGACTGTTTGCCTTGATTTCCTACTTTGGCAAAAGTGCAGGATGGGACGTAGTTATAACTGGTGTTGCAGCGTATCTTTCCTGGATAAATCTTATTCTCACTATTTTTAATCTTTTACCAGGATTTCCTCTCGATGGCGGACGATTATTTCGTTCTACCATTTGGAAATTTACTAACAACCTGCAAACTGCAACCCGCATCGCCTCTTTTGGCGGGAGACTGTTAGGATTGAGTTTAATTACCTTTGGCTTTTGGCAACTGTTTAGTCCTATTCCCAATTTTATCGGTGGACTGTGGTTAATCTTAATTGGTTGGTTTTTAAACAATGCAGCAGCAGCAAGCTATCGAGAATTAGTCTTACGAACTATGTTAGAAGGTTCTCGCGTCCGCGAAGTAATGACGCTCAAACCTGAAACAGTACCCGCCGATTTAAACTTACAAGATTTAATCGATAATTACTTTTTTAATCGTTATTACGAGTCCTTTCCCGTAATGGAAAACGATCGCCCCATTGGGATGATTACTTTAAATCAGCTTAAGCAAGTACGGAAACAAGATTGGTCACAGCGCACGGTTAGAGAAACCATGATTCCCATTGATGAAATTGCTGTTAGTCCGCAACAAGACATAGTCAAAGCCTTAACCCAAATGCATTCAGGGCGATCGCGTCGGTTGTTAGTTACTACCAATGGTAATTTAGAAGGCATTATCTCTTCTACAGATATTTCTAACTGGTTACAACGTCAACACGAGTTTGGCAATTCATTATCTAAGAGAAAAACTTCTACTCCCGAACAGCAGGTGACTGAAATGCAGTCTAGTTAG